ATCACATCGAGGCGCCTTAGCCTCAGAGGGAAATAAATTTTGCTTAAAAAATAAAAAGGGCTACCACTTCTAGTCATCAAGCGAAAATAGCAATCGCTGCTTGATAACAGAAGTCGTAGCCCCGTCTCGTTTAGTTCCGATTGATCGGAACGCCGTCAGGCGAACTCCTATCTGACATCTTTATAATACCGGTCCGGAACGCGGACCGTCAACAGGTCCGTCTGTGGAAAACTTTTCTGACAAAAGCTGACAAGAAGTTTAAAAACACTTCTCCACAGGCCAGGGTATTTACTGCACATTTTTAATACGCTATAATAAAATTGTGCAAAACAATATGAACTCAAAAAAAGACTTAATTTTTGAGCTGGCCGAACTCGGACTGAAGGGAAACAAAGCGGCAATCGTTAAACTTCTAGAAACTATTGCCGTAAAAGAAATAGGAGCTAATCGACACTCTGCCTATAATAAATTTTTAAATCTCATCGAGAAATATTCTGATGAGACATTTTCGATTTCTCCAAGCTCTATTATTCCACAAAAAGACGCTGAACTTTTCATCGATACAAAAAATATTTGGCTGGCTCCCAGTATTGAATCTAAAATAAATAAATTTATTAAATTACATCAAGAAATAGCAGTACCACAGATTGCGAATCAATTTAATAAATTACTTCTTTACGGTCCCCCTGGCAGCGGTAAAACTACTATAGGTTTTTATGTTGCAAACAAACTCAAAAAACCTTTAAGTTATGTAAAAATAACGGATGTAATTTCTTCAAGACTTGGTGAGACGATGCATAATATCGCAGATGTTTTTAATCGTACGGATAATGCTGTGATTTTTATTGATGAATTTGATGCTTTTGCTAAAAATCGTAATGACAAAAATGATGTCGGGGAGTTAAAGAGGATCGTGAACTCCATTATTCAAACTCTTGATTTTAATTCCAGAAATAAAATTATCATAGTTGCTACCAATTTATTAGAATCTATTGATCCGGCAATTTTAAGAAGGTTTAAATTTAAAATTCTTGTAGATGAGTTAATTGATGGGGAGAAGGAAAGATTTTTTGATTACTTAATTGAAAAAAATAAAACAAAAAATAGCAAAGTTAATATTGCTGATAATGATAAAAAATTTTTAATCGATTCTTTAGATGCACTAAAAATAAATACTATTGATGAAATAAATGACTTTTTTGACAAGACATTGGTAAATAACTTAATTGAAAACAAAAAAGAATTTGAATTGACTGATTTTGTAAAAACGCTATTCATCGAAGATTATCTTAAACAACCAAAGAAACTCAGGAAACAGGACCAAAAAATCCTTTCGAAACTTTGTAAAATAATGGAAGATGAAGGATACCCAAAAATAAAATTAGCCGAGATAATGGGCATCCATAGGAATTCATATAAGAATTATGCCGAATAAAAAATATAAACACATAAAGATACCGAACTCCCTTTTTTCAAGGGAGGGTGTTTATACTCCACCACCGCGTAGAAATTACAAAGAGCTTGGAAATTTTGATAGAGAAAGACAGAAGAGGAAGGTTTTGAGCGGAGTCAGTAGGATAAATAATTTTTTTTCCGAAAAGGATGCTTCTTTAAAGATTGATGCAGATAAACAGATAAATGAGATAAAAATCAAATTTCATGGGCCCGCTAACCAGGATTTCATTTCACGATATAGGATTCAGGTTTATCGACAAGAAGAAAATAAAGAAAAAGATTCAACAATTTTTGGGAGAATCAATAATAAGCCCATCGGTAGTCAAAAATCAGATTTTGAGCGTTTGAAGGATGAAGTAAACGCTTACGTAGAGAGAACGGAGAGAAAATCATATTTTGAAAAAATTAAAGAATTAAAGCCTCTTACTCTTGAAGAAATTTTGGAGAAAGATTTAAAAGATAAATATAAAACTGACCCCAGTCAGGAGATTTTTATTGATGTTTCTTTTGCTGATAAACAAAACATCGCAACAACAAAACTAAACTCTATCCAGGAACAATTTTCGAATAAATTTATTTCTAAAGTTAATACTGAACTTTTACACTTCTGTAGATTAAAAGCAAAATACGAAGACGTAGAAAATTTACATAAAAGTTACGAAGGCATTATTGATATTGAACAAGCCCCGGATTATGAACTTTTTGGATCATCATTAGAAAAAAATATCGATAATCTAAATATCGTACCTCCTACAGATGACGGGGACCCTGCTTTTGTTCTTGACGGGGCCGTTAACTCAAATCACCTCACACTTAATGGAGCAGTAGTCCAATCTGTGGGACCTCATGGTGGTGACAAAAAACACGGGACCGCAGTGGCCAGTTTAGTGGTTTGCGGTTATCGCTTGGATATACAAGGCAATATTCAGCAGGATAATAAAATTATTGTCGTTGATGTTTCCGATGGCCAAAATAATTTTTTAAAACTTGAAGAAAAAATCATAGAAACAGTTGAGCAGAATGCGCCAAATTATAGACTTTTATTGTTAAATCTATCGATAAATAATTACTATTTCTATAGACGAAAGAAAATTGATAAATTAACTAGATTGGTGGACGAACTTTCTCACAAATACAATTGTCTATTTTTCATTTCCGCAGGCAATCTTTTCCCCCGCAATTGGAGCGAAGACATGAAGCAATTAGTATTGCGAACTGGATACCCTAATTACTTTAGATTACCAATTTGCAGGATATTGCCACCTTCGGATAGCATAAACAATATTTCTGTAGGTTCCGTTGCCTATCAGGAAAGTGTCGATTCTTTGACTAAAATAAAGAACCCCGTGGCGATTACACGAGCGAATCTAGACGCTGTTCCTTTCGTTAAGCCAGATTTCGTTCATTACGATTCAAATTACAAAAGAGATTTTAATTGCGAATATAATGGTGTCTATTTGGCATCAGATAACAATAATAAACTTACACGCTGGTCCGGTACTAGCTTTGCGACGCCTTTGGTTCTTCATGATGCTTGCTTGCTTCACAATTTTTATCCCGAATATAGTAAAAACACGATCAAGGGCCTACTTATTCATTTTGCGGATTATCTAAATTGTGATGGCATATCTAACCGAGGTATGCGAAAAAAATTATCTGGATTTGGTATCCCAAATCTTGAAAAGGCATTATATTCTTTAAATTCATCATCAACTTTAGTGATTGAAGATGAGATCGGTATAAATAAAAAGAAAACAATTAAATTTCCCGTGCCAAGCTGCATTGCTGGCAGTAGTAGAAAAAGATTAAGGATGAGGAAGACCCTTGTGTATTCTCCTCTTATAAATCCTAAAAATGTTAGAACATATAATCCAATAAATATTTCTGTTCGTTTTGTCCGGGAGGATGATCGAAATTTAGATAACTTTAGTACTCGTAGCGCCGATGACGGGGCGCATCAAAAATCAAATGTTAAATGTTACCCCCTGTTTAGATGTTTCCACTAGAAAACATACTGGTAATTTTTGGCATTTGAATATTTTTTGTGAGTCGAAAGACGACAGTCTGCCGACTGATTACAAACAGTCTTATTCAATAATTTTGTCTTTAGAGGATATCGAGGCCGATGAATCAATTGATCTTCATCAAGAAATTTCAAATATGATACACATTGAAACCTCCGTGGAAATCCCATTAGAACTCTGATTGTAAAAATATGGCAACAAAATCTTCAAATTCAAATTTACATCGAGCAGCCAAAGTAAAGAATGATGAGTTCTATACGCAGCTTGCTGACATTGAAAAAGAGCTAAAGCACTACAAAGACCAGTTTCGTGACAAGATAGTGTATTGCAACTGCGACGATCCGTTTGAGAGTAATTTTTTCAAATATTTTGCTGCAAATTTTAATGCGCTAAGATTAAAGAGGCTTATCACTACAAGCTACACAAAATCTCCTATAGCGGGCGGACAATTGCCGTTATTTGAAATGGAAGGATTAAAACCAGATGGCAAGGAGCCATATGTGATTGAGATAACCGAAGTACTGGACATCAATAAAGATGGTGCGATCAGCATAGAAGATGTTGAAACTCTTCTTCGGCGCAATAAAAAATCATCTCGAAAATTACAGGGCAACGGCGACTTTCGAAGCGAAGAGTGTGTTGAATTATTAAAACGAGCGGATATCGTCGTTACAAATCCTCCATTCTCCCTTTTCCGCCAGTATGTTGCTCAGCTCATGGAACATGGGAAGAAATTTTTGATTATCGGTAATGACAACGCGATCTCATATAAAGATTTCTTTGAGTTTATAAAGAAAAATAAGGTGTGGAACGGTTATGGCAAAGTAAAAGAGTTTAAGCAACCTGACGGCACACTAAAAAAGTTTGGCAATGTTGGCTGGTATACTAATCTCGACACTACCAAGCGGCACGAAAAACTAACACTCTACAAGAAATATAACGCGAAAGAATATTCGAAATACGATAACTATAATGCCATTGAAGTACCAAAAGTCTCGGATATTCCAATAAACCATAAAGGCGTGATGGGAGTGCCAGTGACCTTTCTAGATAAGTATAACCCTAACCAATTTGAGATTTTGGGAATAACCGACAGAGACTCTAAGAACAAGTATCGGACAAAAATGTATACCAAGGAAGATTCGCCAAAATATAACGACCTCAACCGTCGTGCCGCCATAAAGGTTAATAATGAACTTAAACCAACTTACGCACGATTGCTAATAAAATTTAAACAATAATATGAAAATTGAACTACACAAAATTCCAATTCGTAAAGTAATAACTGGCTACAAAGACAGCGCCGAAGAGGGTGTTGTTGCTTACAGCGGAAAACTTGATATTCGTCCGAAATATCAGCGCGAATTTGTGTATAAAGACAAGCAACGCGATGCGGTGATTGAAACAGTTAAGCAAAATTTTCCACTCAATGTGATGTATTGGATGGCGCGCGAAGATGGTGGTTACGAAGTGTTGGATGGCCAACAGCGAACCATTAGTATCGGCCAATATGTGAACGGCGATTTTTCGTTGAACGAAAGATACTTTCACAATCTGCTCAAGGAGGAGCAAGATCAAATTTTGGATTATGAACTAATGATCTACTTCTGCGAAGGCACGGACAAAGAACGATTAGATTGGTTCAGAATTATCAATATCGCTGGAGAAAAATTAACTGATCAAGAAATTCGCAACGCTGTTTATACTGGACCGTGGCTGTCCGATTCCAAATTAAAAT
This window of the Patescibacteria group bacterium genome carries:
- a CDS encoding AAA family ATPase; the encoded protein is MNSKKDLIFELAELGLKGNKAAIVKLLETIAVKEIGANRHSAYNKFLNLIEKYSDETFSISPSSIIPQKDAELFIDTKNIWLAPSIESKINKFIKLHQEIAVPQIANQFNKLLLYGPPGSGKTTIGFYVANKLKKPLSYVKITDVISSRLGETMHNIADVFNRTDNAVIFIDEFDAFAKNRNDKNDVGELKRIVNSIIQTLDFNSRNKIIIVATNLLESIDPAILRRFKFKILVDELIDGEKERFFDYLIEKNKTKNSKVNIADNDKKFLIDSLDALKINTIDEINDFFDKTLVNNLIENKKEFELTDFVKTLFIEDYLKQPKKLRKQDQKILSKLCKIMEDEGYPKIKLAEIMGIHRNSYKNYAE
- a CDS encoding adenine-specific methyltransferase EcoRI family protein; amino-acid sequence: MATKSSNSNLHRAAKVKNDEFYTQLADIEKELKHYKDQFRDKIVYCNCDDPFESNFFKYFAANFNALRLKRLITTSYTKSPIAGGQLPLFEMEGLKPDGKEPYVIEITEVLDINKDGAISIEDVETLLRRNKKSSRKLQGNGDFRSEECVELLKRADIVVTNPPFSLFRQYVAQLMEHGKKFLIIGNDNAISYKDFFEFIKKNKVWNGYGKVKEFKQPDGTLKKFGNVGWYTNLDTTKRHEKLTLYKKYNAKEYSKYDNYNAIEVPKVSDIPINHKGVMGVPVTFLDKYNPNQFEILGITDRDSKNKYRTKMYTKEDSPKYNDLNRRAAIKVNNELKPTYARLLIKFKQ
- a CDS encoding S8 family serine peptidase; protein product: MPNKKYKHIKIPNSLFSREGVYTPPPRRNYKELGNFDRERQKRKVLSGVSRINNFFSEKDASLKIDADKQINEIKIKFHGPANQDFISRYRIQVYRQEENKEKDSTIFGRINNKPIGSQKSDFERLKDEVNAYVERTERKSYFEKIKELKPLTLEEILEKDLKDKYKTDPSQEIFIDVSFADKQNIATTKLNSIQEQFSNKFISKVNTELLHFCRLKAKYEDVENLHKSYEGIIDIEQAPDYELFGSSLEKNIDNLNIVPPTDDGDPAFVLDGAVNSNHLTLNGAVVQSVGPHGGDKKHGTAVASLVVCGYRLDIQGNIQQDNKIIVVDVSDGQNNFLKLEEKIIETVEQNAPNYRLLLLNLSINNYYFYRRKKIDKLTRLVDELSHKYNCLFFISAGNLFPRNWSEDMKQLVLRTGYPNYFRLPICRILPPSDSINNISVGSVAYQESVDSLTKIKNPVAITRANLDAVPFVKPDFVHYDSNYKRDFNCEYNGVYLASDNNNKLTRWSGTSFATPLVLHDACLLHNFYPEYSKNTIKGLLIHFADYLNCDGISNRGMRKKLSGFGIPNLEKALYSLNSSSTLVIEDEIGINKKKTIKFPVPSCIAGSSRKRLRMRKTLVYSPLINPKNVRTYNPINISVRFVREDDRNLDNFSTRSADDGAHQKSNVKCYPLFRCFH